The following are encoded in a window of Vigna unguiculata cultivar IT97K-499-35 chromosome 8, ASM411807v1, whole genome shotgun sequence genomic DNA:
- the LOC114193924 gene encoding uncharacterized protein At1g76660 isoform X2: MGSEQNRFPQHERRKRWGGCWGAFSCFGSQKGGKRIVPASRIPESSGPASQPNGPQVVGLTNQATGLAPSLLAPPSSPASFTHSALPSTAQSPSCFLSLSANSPGGPSSTMYVTGPYAHETQPVSPPVFSNFTTEPSTAPLTPPPELAHLTTPSSPDVPFAHFLSSSVDLKNSDKGNYISANDLQATYSLYPGSPASSLISPISRNSGDCLSSSFPEREFRPQWDSSLSPENGKYQRTGSGRVSGHDTNGVTSASQDTNFFCPATYAQFYLDQNPPFPHNGGRLSVSKDSDVQSNGGNGHQSRHARSPKQDVEEIEAYRASFGFSADEIITTSQYVEISDVMEDSFTMMPFASGKSTMEENIEPSLMKGFKAQETQVALQSLKSLGSDPGPVGKEGHNQAAIYQGYEDLKSQRHGSNSSGFSPPENPTFVDDEDIFSKMESSRISRKYKMGLSCSDAEIDYSRGRSLREGKRM; this comes from the exons CGAAAGAGATGGGGAGGATGCTGGGGtgcattttcttgttttggttcaCAGAAAGGTGGGAAGCGCATTGTACCTGCATCTCGCATTCCTGAGAGTAGCGGGCCAGCCTCTCAGCCAAATGGACCTCAAGTGGTTGGGTTGACCAATCAAGCCACAGGACTAGCTCCTTCTCTCTTAGCCCCACCTTCTTCACCAGCATCCTTCACTCATTCTGCCCTTCCTTCCACTGCACAATCACCTAGTTGTTTCTTATCCTTATCTGCTAACTCACCTGGTGGTCCTTCATCTACAATGTATGTCACAGGACCATACGCTCATGAAACACAGCCGGTGTCTCCTCCAGTCTTCTCAAACTTCACTACTGAGCCATCAACTGCCCCTCTCACTCCTCCACCTGAGTTGGCTCATTTAACAACTCCCTCTTCCCCAGATGTACCTTTTGCTCACTTTCTCTCATCTTCTGTGGATCTCAAAAACAGTGATAAGGGTAACTACATCAGTGCAAATGATCTTCAAGCCACATATTCACTCTACCCTGGAAGTCCTGCCAGCAGCCTCATATCTCCAATATCAAGAAACTCGGGTGACTGTTTATCATCCTCTTTTCCTGAACGAGAGTTCCGTCCACAGTGGGATTCATCATTGTCTCCTGAGAATGGAAAATATCAGAGAACAGGGTCGGGGAGGGTATCTGGGCATGACACAAATGGTGTCACTAGTGCATCCCAAGATACAAATTTCTTTTGCCCTGCTACCTATGCACAATTCTACTTGGACCAAAATCCTCCATTTCCTCATAATGGTGGGAGATTAAGTGTTTCAAAAGATTCAGATGTTCAATCTAATGGTGGAAATGGACATCAGAGTAGGCATGCTAGAAGTCCTAAGCAGGATGTGGAAGAAATAGAAGCTTACCGGGCATCGTTTGGTTTCAGTGCAGACGAGATTATAACTACCTCTCAATATGTGGAAATTTCTGATGTAATGGAGGATTCATTTACTATGATGCCCTTTGCCTCTGGCAAGTCTACAATGGAAGAAAACATAGAGCCTTCTTTAATGAAAGGGTTCAAAGCTCAGGAGACTCAGGTAGCATTGCAGAGTCTTAAAAGTCTTGGCTCAGATCCAGGTCCAGTAGGCAAGGAGGGACACAATCAGGCCGCTATATATCAAGGATATGAAG ATCTTAAATCACAAAGGCATGGTAGCAACAGCTCTGGGTTCAGCCCACCAGAGAACCCTACTTTTGTGGATGATGAGGATATATTCTCAAAAATGGAATCTTCAAGAATTAGCAGGAAATATAAGATGGGGTTATCGTGCTCCGATGCTGAGATTGACTACAGCAGAGGAAGAAGCTTACGAGAAGGAAAGCGAATGTGA
- the LOC114193924 gene encoding uncharacterized protein At1g76660 isoform X1, which translates to MGSEQNRFPHHERRKRWGGCWGAFSCFGSQKGGKRIVPASRIPESSGPASQPNGPQVVGLTNQATGLAPSLLAPPSSPASFTHSALPSTAQSPSCFLSLSANSPGGPSSTMYVTGPYAHETQPVSPPVFSNFTTEPSTAPLTPPPELAHLTTPSSPDVPFAHFLSSSVDLKNSDKGNYISANDLQATYSLYPGSPASSLISPISRNSGDCLSSSFPEREFRPQWDSSLSPENGKYQRTGSGRVSGHDTNGVTSASQDTNFFCPATYAQFYLDQNPPFPHNGGRLSVSKDSDVQSNGGNGHQSRHARSPKQDVEEIEAYRASFGFSADEIITTSQYVEISDVMEDSFTMMPFASGKSTMEENIEPSLMKGFKAQETQVALQSLKSLGSDPGPVGKEGHNQAAIYQGYEDLKSQRHGSNSSGFSPPENPTFVDDEDIFSKMESSRISRKYKMGLSCSDAEIDYSRGRSLREGKRM; encoded by the exons CGAAAGAGATGGGGAGGATGCTGGGGtgcattttcttgttttggttcaCAGAAAGGTGGGAAGCGCATTGTACCTGCATCTCGCATTCCTGAGAGTAGCGGGCCAGCCTCTCAGCCAAATGGACCTCAAGTGGTTGGGTTGACCAATCAAGCCACAGGACTAGCTCCTTCTCTCTTAGCCCCACCTTCTTCACCAGCATCCTTCACTCATTCTGCCCTTCCTTCCACTGCACAATCACCTAGTTGTTTCTTATCCTTATCTGCTAACTCACCTGGTGGTCCTTCATCTACAATGTATGTCACAGGACCATACGCTCATGAAACACAGCCGGTGTCTCCTCCAGTCTTCTCAAACTTCACTACTGAGCCATCAACTGCCCCTCTCACTCCTCCACCTGAGTTGGCTCATTTAACAACTCCCTCTTCCCCAGATGTACCTTTTGCTCACTTTCTCTCATCTTCTGTGGATCTCAAAAACAGTGATAAGGGTAACTACATCAGTGCAAATGATCTTCAAGCCACATATTCACTCTACCCTGGAAGTCCTGCCAGCAGCCTCATATCTCCAATATCAAGAAACTCGGGTGACTGTTTATCATCCTCTTTTCCTGAACGAGAGTTCCGTCCACAGTGGGATTCATCATTGTCTCCTGAGAATGGAAAATATCAGAGAACAGGGTCGGGGAGGGTATCTGGGCATGACACAAATGGTGTCACTAGTGCATCCCAAGATACAAATTTCTTTTGCCCTGCTACCTATGCACAATTCTACTTGGACCAAAATCCTCCATTTCCTCATAATGGTGGGAGATTAAGTGTTTCAAAAGATTCAGATGTTCAATCTAATGGTGGAAATGGACATCAGAGTAGGCATGCTAGAAGTCCTAAGCAGGATGTGGAAGAAATAGAAGCTTACCGGGCATCGTTTGGTTTCAGTGCAGACGAGATTATAACTACCTCTCAATATGTGGAAATTTCTGATGTAATGGAGGATTCATTTACTATGATGCCCTTTGCCTCTGGCAAGTCTACAATGGAAGAAAACATAGAGCCTTCTTTAATGAAAGGGTTCAAAGCTCAGGAGACTCAGGTAGCATTGCAGAGTCTTAAAAGTCTTGGCTCAGATCCAGGTCCAGTAGGCAAGGAGGGACACAATCAGGCCGCTATATATCAAGGATATGAAG ATCTTAAATCACAAAGGCATGGTAGCAACAGCTCTGGGTTCAGCCCACCAGAGAACCCTACTTTTGTGGATGATGAGGATATATTCTCAAAAATGGAATCTTCAAGAATTAGCAGGAAATATAAGATGGGGTTATCGTGCTCCGATGCTGAGATTGACTACAGCAGAGGAAGAAGCTTACGAGAAGGAAAGCGAATGTGA
- the LOC114193924 gene encoding uncharacterized protein At1g76660 isoform X3: MYVTGPYAHETQPVSPPVFSNFTTEPSTAPLTPPPELAHLTTPSSPDVPFAHFLSSSVDLKNSDKGNYISANDLQATYSLYPGSPASSLISPISRNSGDCLSSSFPEREFRPQWDSSLSPENGKYQRTGSGRVSGHDTNGVTSASQDTNFFCPATYAQFYLDQNPPFPHNGGRLSVSKDSDVQSNGGNGHQSRHARSPKQDVEEIEAYRASFGFSADEIITTSQYVEISDVMEDSFTMMPFASGKSTMEENIEPSLMKGFKAQETQVALQSLKSLGSDPGPVGKEGHNQAAIYQGYEDLKSQRHGSNSSGFSPPENPTFVDDEDIFSKMESSRISRKYKMGLSCSDAEIDYSRGRSLREGKRM; the protein is encoded by the exons ATGTATGTCACAGGACCATACGCTCATGAAACACAGCCGGTGTCTCCTCCAGTCTTCTCAAACTTCACTACTGAGCCATCAACTGCCCCTCTCACTCCTCCACCTGAGTTGGCTCATTTAACAACTCCCTCTTCCCCAGATGTACCTTTTGCTCACTTTCTCTCATCTTCTGTGGATCTCAAAAACAGTGATAAGGGTAACTACATCAGTGCAAATGATCTTCAAGCCACATATTCACTCTACCCTGGAAGTCCTGCCAGCAGCCTCATATCTCCAATATCAAGAAACTCGGGTGACTGTTTATCATCCTCTTTTCCTGAACGAGAGTTCCGTCCACAGTGGGATTCATCATTGTCTCCTGAGAATGGAAAATATCAGAGAACAGGGTCGGGGAGGGTATCTGGGCATGACACAAATGGTGTCACTAGTGCATCCCAAGATACAAATTTCTTTTGCCCTGCTACCTATGCACAATTCTACTTGGACCAAAATCCTCCATTTCCTCATAATGGTGGGAGATTAAGTGTTTCAAAAGATTCAGATGTTCAATCTAATGGTGGAAATGGACATCAGAGTAGGCATGCTAGAAGTCCTAAGCAGGATGTGGAAGAAATAGAAGCTTACCGGGCATCGTTTGGTTTCAGTGCAGACGAGATTATAACTACCTCTCAATATGTGGAAATTTCTGATGTAATGGAGGATTCATTTACTATGATGCCCTTTGCCTCTGGCAAGTCTACAATGGAAGAAAACATAGAGCCTTCTTTAATGAAAGGGTTCAAAGCTCAGGAGACTCAGGTAGCATTGCAGAGTCTTAAAAGTCTTGGCTCAGATCCAGGTCCAGTAGGCAAGGAGGGACACAATCAGGCCGCTATATATCAAGGATATGAAG ATCTTAAATCACAAAGGCATGGTAGCAACAGCTCTGGGTTCAGCCCACCAGAGAACCCTACTTTTGTGGATGATGAGGATATATTCTCAAAAATGGAATCTTCAAGAATTAGCAGGAAATATAAGATGGGGTTATCGTGCTCCGATGCTGAGATTGACTACAGCAGAGGAAGAAGCTTACGAGAAGGAAAGCGAATGTGA